Proteins encoded in a region of the Pelmatolapia mariae isolate MD_Pm_ZW linkage group LG16_19, Pm_UMD_F_2, whole genome shotgun sequence genome:
- the LOC134646359 gene encoding procathepsin L-like, which produces MKLLLVVSAVLAVASCASISLEDLEFRAWKLKFEKSYYSESEEAHRKQIWLNNRKHVLVHNILADQGLKSYHLGMTHFADMEHEEYKQLIPQSYLGSFNVSLPQRGSTFFRLPEGTDLPDTVDWRDKGYVTEVKDQKICGSCWAFSTTGVLEGQHFRKTGKLVSLSEQQLMDCSHSFGNNGCNGGSVKRAFQYIQANGGIDTETSYPYEAKGQQCRYKPDGIGAKCTGYVEVKPSNEDALKEAVATIGPISVGIDASHNSFRFYQSGVYDEPDCSKTVLNHDVLAVGYGTENGHDYWLIKNSWGLRWGDKGYIKMSRNKSNQCGIASDATYPLV; this is translated from the exons ATGAAGTTGCTGCTTGTTGTTTCTGCTGTTCTGGCTGTAGCCAGCTGTGCCAGCATCTCTCTTGAAGATCTGGAGTTTCGTGCCTGGAAACTGAAATTTG AAAAGTCATATTACTCTGAGTCAGAGGAGGCTCACCGGAAGCAGATCTGGCTCAACAACCGCAAACATGTGCTAGTACACAACATCTTGGCAGACCAGGGTTTGAAATCCTACCACCTTGGGATGACCCACTTTGCTGACATG GAACATGAAGAGTACAAACAGCTGATTCCCCAAAGCTACCTTGGCTCCTTTAATGTTTCTCTGCCTCAGCGTGGCTCTACCTTCTTTCGCCTGCCTGAAGGTACTGATCTGCCCGACACTGTTGACTGGAGGGATAAGGGATATGTCACTGAAGTCAAGGATCAGAAGATATGTGGCTCCTGCTGGGCCTTCAGTACA ACTGGTGTACTGGAGGGTCAGCACTTCAGGAAGACAGGAAAGCTTGTGTCtctgagtgagcagcagttaatggactgctctcacagctttGGTAACAATGGCTGCAATGGAGGATCAGTGAAGCGGGCCTTTCAGTACATCCAAGCCAATGGAGGAATTGACACTGAGACATCCTACCCTTATGAGGCTAAG GGTCAACAATGCCGTTACAAGCCTGATGGTATTGGTGCCAAATGCACTGGCTATGTTGAAGTGAAACCCAGTAATGAAGATGCCCTGAAGGAGGCTGTGGCCACTATCGGACCGATATCTGTTGGCATTGATGCTTCTCATAATTCATTCAGATTCTACCAATCAG GAGTGTATGATGAGCCCGACTGCAGCAAGACAGTGTTGAACCACGATGTGCTGGCTGTGGGTTATGGTACAGAAAATGGACATGACTACTGGCTGATCAAGAACAG CTGGGGTCTCAGATGGGGAGACAAGGGATACATTAAGATGAGCAGGAACAAATCCAACCAGTGTGGGATTGCTTCTGATGCAACATACCCTCTGGTCTGA